In Melanotaenia boesemani isolate fMelBoe1 chromosome 16, fMelBoe1.pri, whole genome shotgun sequence, the following proteins share a genomic window:
- the rgs7a gene encoding regulator of G-protein signaling 7a, with translation MAQTNSSGQGTNGVADESPNMIVYRKMEEVIARMQDEKNGIPIRTVKSFLTKIPSVFSGSDIVQWMIKNLDIEDPVEALHLGTLMAAHGYFFPISDHVLTLKDDGTFYRFQTPYFWPSNCWEPENTDYAVYLCKRTMQNKARLELADYEAESLARLQRAFARKWEFIFMQAEAQAKVDKKRDKIERKILDSQERAFWDVHRPVPGCVNTTEVDIKKSSRMKNPHKTRKSVYGLQNDIRTHSPTHTPAPEAKQPTEEELQEQITFWQLQLDRHRLKMSKVAESLLGYTEQYVEYDPFLTSPDPSNPWISDDTMIWELEASKEPGQQRVKRWAFGIDEVLKDPVGREQFLKFLESEFSSENLRFWLAVQELKKRPIREVPTRVQEIWQEFLAPGAPSAINVDSKSYDKTTQNVKDPGRYAFEDAQEHIYKLMKSDSYSRFIRSSAYQELLQAKKKKSKNLF, from the exons ATGGAGGAAGTAATAGCACGCATGCAGGATGAGAAAAATGGAATCCCCATCCGAACAGTGAAAAGTTTTCTAACCAAGATCCCCAGTGTTTTTTCAG gttcTGACATCGTACAGTGGATGATCAAGAATCTGGACATCGAGGATCCAG TGGAGGCACTTCACTTAGGAACACTGATGGCTGCACATGGCTACTTCTTCCCCATCTCAGACCATGTCCTCACTCTCAAAGATGATGGCACTTTCTATAGGTTTCAG ACTCCATACTTTTGGCCATCAAATTGCTGGGAACCCGAAAACACAGACTATG CTGTTTACCTCTGCAAAAGAACAATGCAAAATAAAGCACGTCTGGAGCTTGCAGACTATGAAGCG GAAAGCTTAGCAAGGTTACAGAGAGCTTTCGCCAGGAAATGGGAGTTCATATTTATGCAAGCAGAAGCACAAGCAAA AGTGGacaagaaaagagacaaaattGAGAGGAAAATTCTCGACAGTCAAGAAAGAGCATTCTGGGACGTGCACAGACCAGTG CCTGGATGTGTGAATACAACAGAAGTTGACATAAAGAAATCCTCCAGAATGAAAAATCCACACAAAACTAGAAAG TCTGTTTATGGGCTGCAGAATGATATCCGCACCCACAGCCCAACCCACACCCCTGCTCCAGAGGCCAAGCAGCCGACAGAAGAGGAACTGCAGGAACAG ATTACCTTTTGGCAATTACAATTAGACAGGCATCGACTGAAAATGTCCAAAGTGGCAGAGAG TTTGCTGGGTTACACGGAGCAATATGTTGAATACGACCCCTTCCTCACATCTCCGGACCCATCCAACCCCTGGATCTCAGATGACACCATGATCTGGGAACTCGAAGCCAG TAAGGAACCAGGCCAGCAGAGGGTAAAGAGATGGGCGTTTGGTATCGATGAGGTTCTCAAGGATCCTGTGGGCAGAGAGCAGTTTCTCAAGTTCCTTGAGTCTGAGTTCAGCTCTGAGAATCTCAG GTTCTGGCTAGCAGTCCAGGAATTAAAGAAGCGCCCCATTAGAGAAGTCCCCACTCGGGTTCAGGAAATCTGGCAGGAGTTTCTGGCCCCCGGGGCACCCAGTGCCATCAACGTGGACTCCAAGAGCTACGACAAAACCACCCAGAATGTCAAAGATCCTGGACGATATGCCTTTGAAGATGCACAG GAACACATCTACAAATTGATGAAGAGTGATTCTTACAGCCGTTTCATCCGTTCCAGTGCCTACCAGGAGCTATTACAGGCCAAGAAGAAG AAAAGTAAGAATTTGTTCTGA
- the grem2a gene encoding gremlin-2, translating into MLWRITIPIILAGILCITAESKKPRPQGSIPSPYKTKGNLSAERHHRLLQQKPEVLSSSREALVVTERRYLRRDWCKTQPLRQTISEEGCRSRTVVNRFCYGQCNSFYIPRHMGPTSSQGQNRGQSSGSGRKSHNKAQEPFQSCSFCRPHRITQLTVQLDCPDLQPPFRHRKVQRVKQCRCMSVDMSGHRKL; encoded by the coding sequence atgCTGTGGAGAATAACTATCCCCATCATACTAGCTGGGATcctctgcatcactgcagagaGCAAAAAACCCCGTCCCCAGGGTTCCATCCCTTCCCCATACAAGACCAAAGGCAACCTATCGGCAGAGCGTCACCACCGGCTATTACAGCAGAAGCCAGAGGTGCTCTCTTCTAGCCGAGAGGCCTTGGTTGTGACAGAGCGCCGTTACCTCCGCAGAGACTGGTGCAAGACCCAACCCCTTCGTCAAACAATCAGTGAAGAGGGCTGTCGCAGCCGCACTGTGGTCAACCGCTTTTGCTACGGCCAGTGTAACTCCTTTTACATCCCACGCCATATGGGCCCAACCTCCAGTCAGGGACAGAATAGAGGCCAGTCTTCAGGCTCTGGAAGAAAGAGTCACAACAAAGCCCAGGAGCCTTTTCAGTCCTGCTCCTTCTGCAGGCCACATCGCATCACACAGCTCACAGTGCAGCTAGACTGTCCAGACCTGCAGCCCCCCTTCAGACACCGTAAGGTACAAAGGGTCAAACAGTGTCGCTGTATGTCTGTGGACATGAGTGGCCATAGGAAACTGTGA